From a region of the Streptomyces sp. NBC_00193 genome:
- a CDS encoding DUF742 domain-containing protein: protein MTTPGGHPYGGAQQPQGGHDQNRFNFPSAPSNRPAPEHDPASGQPYQRQPYQQPYSRPQQPGQSYRPPQQPPRGGRPQAPQAHNPLVRPYAMTGGRTRPRYQLAIEALVSTTADPARLQGQLPEHQRICLLCQEIKSVAEISALLSIPLGVARILVADLAEAGLVAIHQPGGDESAGGQPDVTLLERVLSGLRKL from the coding sequence GTGACAACACCCGGAGGACATCCCTATGGCGGCGCGCAGCAGCCGCAGGGTGGGCACGACCAGAACCGCTTCAACTTCCCTTCTGCTCCCAGCAACCGGCCCGCGCCGGAGCACGACCCCGCCTCCGGGCAGCCGTACCAGCGACAGCCCTACCAGCAGCCGTACAGCCGGCCGCAGCAGCCCGGGCAGTCCTACCGGCCTCCGCAGCAGCCTCCGCGCGGCGGACGCCCGCAGGCTCCGCAGGCGCACAACCCGCTGGTGCGTCCGTACGCGATGACCGGCGGCCGGACCCGGCCGCGCTACCAGCTCGCCATCGAGGCGCTGGTCAGCACCACGGCCGATCCCGCGCGTCTGCAAGGGCAGTTGCCCGAGCACCAGCGCATCTGCCTCCTGTGCCAGGAGATCAAATCCGTCGCGGAGATCTCGGCACTTCTTTCCATTCCTCTTGGCGTAGCCCGGATCCTCGTCGCCGACCTGGCGGAGGCCGGCCTCGTAGCCATCCACCAGCCCGGCGGCGACGAGTCCGCCGGCGGCCAGCCAGATGTGACACTGCTCGAAAGGGTGCTCAGTGGACTTCGCAAGCTCTAA
- a CDS encoding ATP/GTP-binding protein, whose translation MDFASSNGGAAPRSTTSAKIVVAGGFGVGKTTFVGAVSEINPLRTEAVMTSASAGIDDLTHTGDKTTTTVAMDFGRITLDQDLILYLFGTPGQDRFWFMWDDLVRGAIGAVVLVDTRRLADCFPAVDYFENSGLPFVIALNGFDGHQPYTPEEVREALQIGPDAPIITTDARHRADAKSALITLVEHALMARLR comes from the coding sequence GTGGACTTCGCAAGCTCTAACGGCGGAGCGGCTCCTCGCTCCACCACCTCCGCGAAGATCGTGGTGGCGGGTGGCTTCGGCGTGGGCAAGACCACGTTCGTGGGCGCCGTCTCCGAGATCAACCCCCTGCGCACCGAGGCCGTCATGACGAGCGCCTCCGCCGGCATCGACGACCTGACCCACACCGGGGACAAGACGACCACCACGGTCGCCATGGACTTCGGCCGCATCACCCTGGACCAGGACCTGATCCTGTACCTCTTCGGTACCCCGGGCCAGGACCGCTTCTGGTTCATGTGGGACGACCTCGTGCGCGGCGCCATCGGCGCCGTCGTCCTGGTCGACACCCGCCGTCTCGCCGACTGCTTCCCCGCCGTCGACTACTTCGAGAACAGCGGCCTGCCCTTCGTCATCGCCCTCAACGGCTTCGACGGGCACCAGCCGTACACCCCGGAGGAAGTCCGCGAGGCCCTGCAGATCGGCCCGGACGCCCCCATCATCACCACCGACGCCCGCCACCGCGCGGACGCCAAGAGCGCGCTCATCACCCTGGTGGAGCACGCCCTCATGGCCCGCCTGCGGTAG
- a CDS encoding acyl-CoA carboxylase subunit epsilon gives MSNATATLLKVEKGNAEPEELAAITAILLARAAAAPEDTATAAASSQAGWRRLERTPGFRGPRSWQG, from the coding sequence ATGAGCAACGCAACCGCCACCCTGCTGAAGGTCGAGAAGGGCAACGCCGAGCCCGAGGAGCTGGCCGCGATCACCGCGATCCTGCTCGCCCGCGCCGCCGCCGCCCCCGAGGACACCGCCACCGCCGCCGCCAGCTCCCAGGCCGGCTGGCGCCGCCTGGAGCGCACCCCCGGCTTCCGCGGCCCGCGCAGCTGGCAGGGCTAG
- a CDS encoding acyl-CoA carboxylase subunit beta: MTVVDQIPSEPTDARGRVAELHDLREQARRGPSDRATEAQHAKGKLTARERIALLLDEGSFKEVEQLRRHRATGFGLEAKKPYTDGVITGWGTVEGRTVFVYAHDFRIFGGALGEAHATKIHKIMDMAIAAGAPLVSLNDGAGARIQEGVSALAGYGGIFQRNTKASGVIPQISVMLGPCAGGAAYSPALTDFVFMVRETSQMFITGPDVVRAVTGEEITQNGLGGADVHAETSGVAHFAYDDEETCISEVRYLITMLPSNNRENPPVHETSDPADRRSDVLLDLVPADGNRPYDMLKVIEELVDEGDVLEIHERWARNIICALARMDGQVVGIVANQPGHLAGVLDIHASEKAARFVQLCDAFNIPIITLLDVPGFLPGVDQEHGGIIRHGAKLLYAYCNATVPRISLILRKAYGGAYIVMDSQSIGADLTYAWPTNEIAVMGAEGAANVIFRKQIADAEDPEAMRARMVKEYKAELMHPYYAAERGLVDDVIDPAETREVLVAALAMLRNKHADLPSRKHGNPPQ; this comes from the coding sequence ATGACCGTTGTGGACCAGATTCCGAGCGAGCCGACGGACGCCCGCGGGCGCGTGGCCGAGCTGCACGACCTGCGCGAGCAGGCGCGGCGCGGCCCGAGCGACCGGGCGACCGAAGCGCAGCATGCCAAGGGCAAGCTCACCGCCCGTGAGCGGATCGCGTTGCTGCTCGACGAGGGTTCCTTCAAGGAGGTCGAGCAGCTGCGTCGCCACCGCGCGACGGGGTTCGGCCTGGAGGCCAAGAAGCCCTACACCGACGGTGTCATCACCGGCTGGGGCACGGTCGAGGGCCGCACGGTCTTCGTCTACGCACACGACTTCCGCATCTTCGGCGGCGCCCTGGGCGAGGCCCACGCCACGAAGATCCACAAGATCATGGACATGGCCATCGCGGCCGGTGCCCCGCTGGTCTCCCTCAACGACGGCGCCGGCGCCCGCATCCAGGAGGGCGTCTCGGCGCTCGCCGGGTACGGCGGCATCTTCCAGCGCAACACCAAGGCCTCGGGCGTCATCCCGCAGATCTCGGTGATGCTGGGCCCCTGCGCCGGCGGCGCGGCCTACTCCCCGGCACTGACGGACTTCGTGTTCATGGTCCGGGAGACCTCGCAGATGTTCATCACCGGCCCGGACGTGGTCCGCGCGGTGACCGGCGAGGAGATCACCCAGAACGGCCTCGGCGGCGCGGACGTGCACGCCGAGACCTCGGGCGTGGCGCACTTCGCGTACGACGACGAGGAGACCTGCATCTCCGAGGTCCGCTACCTCATCACGATGCTGCCCTCCAACAACCGCGAGAACCCCCCGGTCCACGAGACCAGCGACCCGGCCGACCGCCGGTCCGACGTCCTGCTGGACCTGGTGCCCGCCGACGGCAACCGCCCGTACGACATGCTCAAGGTCATCGAGGAGCTCGTCGACGAGGGCGACGTCCTGGAGATCCACGAGCGCTGGGCCCGCAACATCATCTGCGCCCTGGCGCGGATGGACGGCCAGGTCGTCGGCATCGTCGCCAACCAGCCCGGCCACCTCGCCGGCGTCCTGGACATCCACGCCTCCGAGAAGGCGGCGCGCTTCGTCCAGCTCTGCGACGCCTTCAACATCCCGATCATCACCCTCCTGGACGTCCCCGGCTTCCTGCCGGGCGTCGACCAGGAGCACGGCGGCATCATCCGCCACGGCGCGAAGCTGCTGTACGCGTACTGCAACGCGACCGTGCCGCGGATCTCGCTGATCCTGCGCAAGGCCTACGGCGGTGCGTACATCGTCATGGACTCCCAGTCCATCGGCGCCGACCTCACCTACGCCTGGCCGACCAACGAGATCGCCGTGATGGGCGCCGAGGGTGCCGCCAACGTCATCTTCCGCAAGCAGATCGCGGACGCCGAAGACCCCGAGGCAATGCGTGCGCGCATGGTCAAGGAGTACAAGGCCGAGCTGATGCACCCTTACTACGCGGCCGAGCGAGGCCTCGTGGACGACGTGATCGACCCCGCGGAAACCCGCGAAGTCCTCGTCGCCGCCCTCGCGATGCTCCGCAACAAGCACGCGGACCTGCCGTCGCGCAAGCACGGCAACCCGCCCCAGTAG
- a CDS encoding YceI family protein gives MGLFTRRAQDTTTAVATLEVDPALAALTGDYVIDASHSSIGFTVRHAMVTNVRGTFADHEGSLHLDGADPSRSTASIDVKIASIDTGIADRDGHLRSGDFFDAETFPLMTFRSTEAEQLGGDKYRITGELTIKDVTRPLSIDLEFGGSATDVYGNERVGFEGSAEILRSDWGLTWNAALETGGVMVSDKVKLTFDISAIKQA, from the coding sequence ATGGGTCTCTTCACCCGCCGCGCCCAGGACACCACCACCGCCGTCGCCACCCTCGAGGTCGACCCGGCCCTCGCCGCGCTCACCGGCGACTACGTCATCGACGCCTCCCACAGCAGCATCGGGTTCACCGTCCGCCACGCGATGGTCACCAACGTGCGCGGCACCTTCGCCGACCACGAGGGCTCCCTGCACCTGGACGGCGCCGACCCGTCCCGCTCCACCGCCTCCATCGACGTGAAGATCGCCTCCATCGACACCGGCATCGCCGACCGGGACGGACACCTGCGCTCCGGGGACTTCTTCGACGCCGAGACCTTCCCGCTGATGACCTTCCGCTCCACCGAGGCGGAGCAGCTCGGCGGCGACAAGTACCGCATCACCGGCGAGCTGACCATCAAGGACGTCACGCGCCCGCTCTCCATCGACCTGGAGTTCGGCGGCTCGGCCACCGACGTCTACGGCAACGAGCGCGTCGGGTTCGAGGGCTCGGCCGAGATCCTGCGCTCCGACTGGGGCCTGACCTGGAACGCGGCGCTGGAGACCGGCGGCGTGATGGTCAGCGACAAGGTGAAGCTGACCTTCGACATCTCGGCGATCAAGCAGGCGTGA
- the cimA gene encoding citramalate synthase, with translation MTTTEATEPTAPASGPGTDDGFHVFDTTLRDGAQREGINLTVADKLTIARHLDDFGVGFIEGGWPGANPRDTEFFSRARAEIDFKHAQLVAFGATRRAGGSAATDPQVRALLESGAPVITLVAKSHDRHVELALRTTLEENLEMVRDTVAHLVSQGRRVFVDCEHFFDGYRANAEYAKSVVRAAHEAGADVVVLCDTNGGMLPAQITATVATVLADTGARLGIHAQDDTGCAVANTLAAVDAGATHVQCTANGYGERVGNANLFPVVAALEIKYGRTVLPAGALAEMTRISHAIAEVVNLTPSTHQPYVGVSAFAHKAGLHASAIKVDPDLYQHIDPARVGNTMRMLVSDMAGRASIELKGKELGVDLGGDRALVSRVVERVKERELQGYTYEAADASFELLLRAEAEGRARKYFRIESWRAIVEDRPDGTHANEATVKLWAKGERIVATAEGNGPVNALDRALRGALERFYPQLAKFELIDYKVRILEGAHGTSSTTRVLVTTTDGTREWNTVGVAPNVIAASWQALEDAFTYGLLHAGVEPAE, from the coding sequence ATGACGACGACAGAGGCGACCGAGCCGACTGCGCCGGCTTCGGGCCCCGGCACCGATGACGGGTTCCACGTCTTCGACACGACCCTGCGCGACGGTGCCCAGCGTGAGGGCATCAACCTCACGGTCGCGGACAAGCTGACGATCGCCCGGCACCTGGACGACTTCGGGGTGGGGTTCATCGAGGGCGGCTGGCCCGGCGCCAACCCGCGCGACACCGAGTTCTTCTCGCGCGCCCGCGCGGAGATCGACTTCAAGCACGCCCAGCTCGTCGCCTTCGGCGCGACCCGCCGGGCGGGCGGCTCGGCCGCCACCGACCCGCAGGTCCGCGCCCTGCTGGAATCCGGCGCCCCGGTGATCACCCTGGTCGCCAAGTCCCACGACCGGCACGTCGAGCTCGCCCTGCGCACCACCCTCGAAGAGAACCTGGAGATGGTCCGCGACACCGTCGCCCACCTGGTCTCCCAGGGCCGCCGGGTCTTCGTCGACTGCGAGCACTTCTTCGACGGCTACCGGGCCAACGCCGAGTACGCGAAGTCCGTCGTGCGCGCCGCACACGAGGCCGGCGCCGACGTCGTAGTCCTCTGCGACACCAACGGCGGCATGCTGCCCGCGCAGATCACCGCGACCGTGGCGACCGTACTGGCCGACACCGGCGCCCGCCTGGGCATCCACGCCCAGGACGACACCGGCTGCGCCGTCGCCAACACCCTGGCCGCCGTGGACGCGGGCGCCACCCACGTGCAGTGCACCGCGAACGGCTACGGCGAGCGCGTCGGCAACGCCAACCTCTTCCCGGTCGTCGCCGCGCTGGAGATCAAGTACGGCCGTACGGTCCTCCCGGCGGGCGCGCTGGCCGAGATGACCCGGATCTCGCACGCCATCGCCGAGGTCGTCAACCTCACCCCCTCCACGCACCAGCCCTACGTCGGCGTCTCCGCCTTCGCGCACAAGGCGGGCCTGCACGCCTCGGCGATCAAGGTCGACCCGGACCTGTACCAGCACATCGACCCCGCGCGGGTCGGCAACACCATGCGGATGCTCGTCTCCGACATGGCCGGCCGGGCCTCCATCGAGCTCAAGGGCAAGGAGCTCGGCGTCGACCTCGGCGGGGACCGCGCACTGGTCTCCCGGGTGGTGGAGCGGGTCAAGGAGCGGGAGCTCCAGGGCTACACGTACGAGGCCGCCGACGCCTCCTTCGAGCTGCTGCTGCGCGCCGAGGCCGAGGGCCGGGCGCGCAAGTACTTCCGCATCGAGTCCTGGCGGGCCATCGTCGAGGACCGCCCCGACGGCACGCACGCCAACGAGGCCACGGTGAAGCTGTGGGCCAAGGGCGAGCGGATCGTCGCGACGGCGGAGGGCAACGGCCCGGTCAACGCACTGGACCGCGCGCTGCGGGGCGCCCTCGAACGCTTCTACCCCCAGCTCGCGAAGTTCGAGCTGATCGACTACAAGGTCCGCATCCTGGAGGGCGCACACGGCACGTCCTCCACGACCCGGGTCCTGGTCACCACGACGGACGGCACCCGCGAGTGGAACACGGTCGGCGTCGCCCCGAACGTCATCGCGGCCTCCTGGCAGGCCCTGGAGGACGCCTTCACCTACGGCCTTCTCCACGCGGGCGTGGAGCCGGCGGAGTAG